In one Bacillus thuringiensis genomic region, the following are encoded:
- a CDS encoding YhcN/YlaJ family sporulation lipoprotein, producing MRKLGLITALFALLFSSFTGCNNSPLDKKVKEEAKRTEKEKGPKLTKTSTESFNQSISQGAKKRALAMDEIIKSTAVNSNLDLYIAVTPEHHERFGLKPLRSKLQKQLSDEYPTFDVRVSTDKKIFMLLEKLENKIKKKEVSKDEINKQLKFIGKKMESNT from the coding sequence ATGCGAAAACTCGGCCTCATAACCGCATTATTTGCACTTCTATTTAGCTCTTTTACCGGATGTAATAATAGTCCTTTAGATAAAAAAGTGAAAGAAGAAGCAAAACGAACGGAGAAAGAAAAAGGTCCAAAGTTAACAAAGACGAGTACGGAATCCTTTAATCAATCTATATCACAAGGAGCGAAGAAAAGAGCTCTCGCTATGGATGAAATTATAAAAAGCACAGCAGTGAATTCAAATTTAGATCTCTACATAGCAGTTACACCTGAGCATCACGAAAGGTTTGGATTAAAACCGCTGCGCAGCAAACTTCAAAAGCAATTAAGTGATGAATACCCCACTTTCGATGTTCGTGTAAGTACAGATAAAAAAATCTTTATGTTACTCGAAAAACTTGAAAACAAAATTAAGAAAAAAGAAGTATCTAAAGATGAAATTAATAAGCAATTAAAATTCATCGGCAAAAAAATGGAGTCTAACACTTAA
- the spoVAC gene encoding stage V sporulation protein AC: MSSKDKNLTPVQQEYKKFEQEREPKRPVLKNCIKAFFVGGFICFIGQLISTFYITYFDFTERSAGNPTVATLIFISMLLTGFGIYDRFGQFAGAGTAVPVTGFGNSVIAACIEHRTEGFVLGVGGNMFKLAGSVILFGVFSAFVIALIKTILVQWGGL; this comes from the coding sequence ATGTCTAGTAAAGATAAAAACTTAACCCCTGTACAACAGGAGTATAAAAAATTCGAACAAGAACGCGAACCGAAACGACCTGTCTTAAAAAATTGTATAAAAGCCTTTTTCGTCGGTGGTTTTATTTGCTTCATAGGACAACTAATCTCTACTTTTTATATTACTTATTTCGATTTCACTGAACGTTCGGCAGGAAATCCAACCGTCGCAACTCTTATTTTTATTTCTATGTTACTAACTGGATTTGGTATATACGATCGTTTTGGGCAGTTTGCCGGTGCTGGTACAGCTGTACCTGTTACTGGATTTGGTAACTCTGTTATTGCCGCATGTATCGAACACCGAACGGAAGGATTTGTACTCGGCGTTGGTGGTAACATGTTCAAATTAGCTGGTTCTGTTATTTTATTTGGTGTATTTTCTGCTTTCGTCATCGCACTTATTAAAACGATTCTCGTTCAATGGGGAGGGCTATAA
- the spoVAD gene encoding stage V sporulation protein AD, producing MLQGHRTWVFENKPVIISTGVVGGPFEAKGKIPEDFDTLHEDLWLGQDSYEKAHKILFEEACSRATEKAKLRKDDIQFVLAGDLINQITPTSFACRTLGTPYLGLFGACSTSMEGLALGASIVNAKGAKYLLTGASSHNTAVEKQFRYPTEYGGQKPPTAQWTVTGAGAAILSDTGHGPRVTSATIGRVVDMGLTDPFNMGGAMAPAAVDTIEAHLRERQIDASYYDLIVTGDLGHVGREIAYDLLHKHGTKVTSEQFQDCGLLIYREGQPVIAGASGPGCSATVVYGHLLNRMKRGEFKKILVVATGALLSPLTFQQEETIPCIAHAVSIEFGGATQ from the coding sequence ATGTTACAAGGGCACCGAACGTGGGTATTTGAAAACAAACCAGTTATTATTTCGACAGGAGTCGTTGGGGGGCCATTTGAAGCAAAAGGGAAAATCCCAGAAGACTTCGATACCCTCCATGAAGATTTATGGCTCGGACAAGATTCCTATGAAAAAGCACATAAAATTTTATTCGAAGAAGCTTGTAGTCGCGCAACTGAAAAAGCAAAACTTCGTAAAGATGATATTCAATTCGTACTTGCAGGAGATTTAATTAATCAAATTACCCCTACAAGCTTTGCTTGCCGTACACTGGGCACTCCTTATCTCGGGCTATTCGGGGCTTGTTCTACTTCTATGGAAGGTTTAGCACTTGGAGCAAGTATCGTAAATGCAAAAGGCGCAAAATATTTATTAACCGGGGCATCAAGCCATAACACCGCTGTAGAAAAACAGTTCCGCTATCCTACCGAATATGGTGGACAAAAGCCACCTACCGCACAGTGGACAGTAACCGGTGCTGGGGCCGCTATTTTAAGCGATACTGGGCACGGTCCAAGAGTAACCTCTGCAACAATCGGACGAGTGGTTGATATGGGATTAACAGATCCGTTTAATATGGGAGGTGCAATGGCTCCAGCTGCCGTCGATACAATTGAAGCTCATTTACGTGAACGTCAAATTGATGCCTCTTACTACGATTTAATTGTAACAGGCGATCTCGGACATGTAGGCCGTGAAATTGCTTATGACTTACTACATAAACACGGAACAAAAGTAACGAGCGAACAGTTTCAAGATTGCGGGCTACTCATTTATAGAGAAGGACAGCCTGTCATAGCTGGTGCTAGTGGACCAGGATGTTCCGCAACAGTCGTTTATGGTCATTTATTAAACCGAATGAAAAGAGGAGAGTTCAAAAAAATACTTGTCGTTGCGACAGGCGCTTTACTATCTCCACTTACATTCCAACAAGAAGAAACGATTCCGTGTATCGCTCACGCCGTTTCGATTGAATTTGGAGGTGCAACGCAATGA
- the spoVAE gene encoding stage V sporulation protein AE, producing MIFFWAFVIGGLICVIGQLMFDVVKLTPAHTMATLVVAGAILDGFNLYEPLIDFAGAGATVPITSFGNALVHGAMEEAAKHGIVGVITGMFKVTSAGVSAAIIFGFIGALLFKPKG from the coding sequence ATGATTTTTTTCTGGGCTTTCGTCATTGGCGGACTCATATGTGTAATCGGACAACTTATGTTTGATGTTGTAAAACTTACACCAGCTCATACAATGGCAACACTCGTTGTTGCCGGAGCTATATTAGATGGATTCAATTTGTATGAACCATTAATTGATTTCGCTGGAGCTGGTGCAACTGTGCCTATTACAAGCTTTGGTAATGCTCTCGTTCATGGCGCAATGGAAGAAGCTGCAAAACATGGCATCGTTGGTGTTATCACAGGCATGTTTAAAGTAACGAGCGCCGGCGTATCCGCAGCTATTATTTTCGGCTTCATTGGAGCATTGTTATTCAAACCGAAAGGATAA
- a CDS encoding DUF1657 domain-containing protein: protein MTVIASVKTCLASVRGAQASLSSLSLNSTDDEAKRIFHECMLEMDSIIADLQNRVSVLEREEPQYKGF from the coding sequence ATGACTGTTATCGCTAGCGTTAAAACTTGCCTTGCTAGTGTAAGAGGAGCTCAAGCAAGCTTAAGTTCCCTTTCGCTAAATTCTACAGACGATGAAGCTAAACGCATATTTCATGAATGTATGTTAGAAATGGACAGTATCATCGCTGATTTACAAAATAGAGTTTCAGTATTGGAACGTGAAGAACCTCAATATAAAGGGTTTTAA
- a CDS encoding DUF421 domain-containing protein has protein sequence MSHLPEWTLVIIRSVFILIILFTITKCLGKRQISQLSFFEYIAGMTIGDIAAQISTGLDQKFFHGVFAILIFASVPFFVGILSLKNKTARDFFEGKSTVLIKDGKVLEDNLKKEKYTSDELLELLRGNGAFSIAEVEFAVLEPSGELNVLLKKDSQPLTAKDIGLKVPNEKEPQTVIMDGNVLDEPLSASGHNRAWLHSELEKLGVVIENVFLGQVDSYGQLTIDIYNDKLQMPSPQNKPLLLASLKKCHADLELFSLETKSKSASEMYSKNAKQIEKILNKVTYLLKD, from the coding sequence ATGTCTCACCTGCCGGAATGGACACTTGTCATTATTCGCTCTGTATTCATATTAATCATTTTATTCACTATCACAAAGTGCTTAGGAAAAAGGCAAATTTCTCAGCTTTCCTTTTTCGAATACATAGCAGGAATGACAATCGGTGATATCGCCGCTCAAATATCTACAGGGCTTGACCAAAAGTTTTTCCATGGCGTCTTCGCTATACTTATTTTCGCCTCAGTACCTTTTTTCGTTGGCATTCTTTCCTTAAAAAACAAAACTGCTAGAGACTTTTTTGAAGGAAAATCTACAGTGTTAATAAAAGATGGCAAAGTACTTGAGGATAATTTAAAGAAAGAAAAATATACTAGTGATGAGTTACTCGAACTTCTTAGAGGAAATGGTGCATTTAGTATAGCTGAAGTCGAATTTGCTGTCTTAGAACCGAGCGGAGAATTAAATGTATTATTAAAGAAAGATTCTCAGCCACTTACTGCAAAAGACATCGGTTTAAAAGTACCAAACGAGAAAGAACCACAAACTGTTATTATGGATGGAAATGTACTAGATGAACCTCTTTCAGCAAGCGGACATAACCGCGCTTGGCTACATTCAGAATTAGAAAAACTCGGTGTTGTTATTGAAAATGTCTTTCTCGGTCAAGTGGATTCATACGGACAACTTACTATCGACATTTACAATGACAAACTCCAAATGCCTTCTCCTCAAAACAAACCTTTATTATTAGCATCTTTAAAAAAATGTCATGCTGATCTTGAACTATTTTCCTTAGAAACAAAGTCGAAATCAGCAAGCGAAATGTATAGTAAAAACGCGAAACAAATCGAAAAGATTTTAAATAAAGTAACCTATCTTTTAAAAGACTAA
- the clpP gene encoding ATP-dependent Clp endopeptidase proteolytic subunit ClpP, translating to MNLIPTVIEQTNRGERAYDIYSRLLKDRIIMLGSAIDDNVANSIVSQLLFLESQDPEKDIHIYINSPGGSITAGMAIYDTMQFIKPQVSTICIGMAASMGAFLLAAGEKGKRYALPNSEVMIHQPLGGAQGQATEIEIAAKRILFLREKLNQILADRTGQPLEVLQRDTDRDNFMTAEKALEYGLIDKIFTNR from the coding sequence ATGAATTTAATTCCTACAGTAATTGAACAAACAAATCGTGGAGAACGCGCTTACGATATTTACTCTCGACTATTAAAAGACCGCATCATTATGCTTGGTAGTGCAATTGATGACAACGTAGCTAACTCAATCGTTTCCCAGCTTTTATTCTTGGAATCTCAAGATCCAGAAAAAGATATTCACATCTACATCAACAGCCCTGGTGGTTCTATCACAGCGGGTATGGCAATCTATGATACAATGCAGTTTATTAAACCACAAGTATCAACAATCTGTATCGGTATGGCAGCATCTATGGGTGCCTTCTTACTTGCAGCAGGTGAAAAAGGAAAACGTTATGCACTTCCAAACAGTGAAGTAATGATTCACCAACCACTTGGTGGAGCACAAGGTCAAGCGACTGAAATCGAAATCGCTGCAAAACGTATCCTATTCTTACGTGAAAAACTAAATCAAATTCTTGCTGACCGCACTGGTCAACCACTTGAAGTACTACAACGCGACACAGACCGCGACAACTTCATGACAGCAGAAAAAGCTTTAGAATACGGTTTAATCGATAAGATCTTTACAAATCGTTAA
- a CDS encoding HPr family phosphocarrier protein — translation MVQKRVRVSLKNGLQARPAALFVQEANRFHADIFIEKDGKTVNAKSIMGIMSLAIGTGSMITITTEGSDAEEALEALAAYVQ, via the coding sequence GTGGTTCAAAAAAGAGTTCGGGTTTCATTAAAAAACGGTTTACAAGCACGTCCGGCTGCGTTGTTTGTACAAGAGGCAAATCGCTTTCATGCAGATATCTTCATCGAGAAAGATGGAAAGACAGTAAATGCAAAGAGCATAATGGGGATTATGAGCTTAGCAATTGGAACTGGAAGCATGATAACAATTACAACAGAAGGTTCAGATGCAGAAGAGGCTTTAGAAGCATTAGCTGCATATGTACAATAA
- the whiA gene encoding DNA-binding protein WhiA translates to MSFASETKKELTNLEMKECCEKAELSALLRMNGSLSFSNRRLSIDIQTENAAIARRIYTLLKKGYDVTVELLVRKKMRLKKNNVYIVRLVEKSREILADLHIVRDDFSFIRNISQELIEKKCCKRSYLRGAFLAGGSVNNPETSSYHLEIFSLYKEHNDAICELMNGFDLNSKTLERRKGYITYLKEAEKITEFLNIIGAHNALLRFEDIRIVRDMRNSVNRLVNCETANLNKTIGAALRQIENIRYIDETVGLDILPDKLQEIAQLRRDYQDVTLKELGEMVSGGKISKSGINHRLRKIDEIAEKLRAGETVAKK, encoded by the coding sequence GTGTCATTTGCATCAGAAACAAAGAAAGAGTTGACGAATCTTGAGATGAAGGAATGCTGTGAGAAAGCAGAATTATCAGCGTTGCTTCGAATGAACGGGTCGCTTTCTTTTTCAAACCGTCGTCTATCTATCGATATTCAAACGGAAAATGCGGCAATTGCAAGAAGGATTTATACGCTTTTGAAAAAAGGATATGACGTGACGGTAGAATTACTTGTTCGTAAAAAAATGCGATTGAAGAAAAATAATGTATATATTGTGCGGCTTGTTGAGAAGTCTCGTGAAATATTAGCTGATCTTCATATCGTTCGAGATGACTTTTCATTTATTCGAAATATATCACAAGAATTGATTGAGAAGAAATGTTGTAAACGATCGTATTTACGAGGTGCATTTTTAGCAGGTGGTTCAGTAAATAACCCAGAAACATCATCTTATCATTTAGAAATCTTTTCGTTATATAAGGAACATAATGATGCTATATGTGAACTGATGAACGGATTTGATTTAAATAGTAAGACGTTGGAAAGAAGAAAAGGGTACATTACGTATTTGAAAGAAGCAGAAAAAATTACAGAGTTTTTAAATATTATAGGTGCTCATAATGCGCTTTTAAGATTTGAAGATATTCGAATCGTACGTGATATGCGTAATTCTGTAAATCGTTTAGTGAACTGCGAAACAGCTAATTTAAATAAAACAATTGGTGCAGCACTAAGGCAGATTGAAAATATTCGTTACATTGATGAGACAGTTGGTCTTGATATATTGCCGGATAAACTACAAGAGATTGCGCAATTACGAAGAGATTATCAAGATGTAACATTGAAAGAGTTAGGTGAGATGGTATCCGGGGGGAAGATTAGTAAGTCGGGTATTAATCATCGTTTGCGTAAAATCGATGAAATTGCAGAGAAATTACGCGCGGGGGAAACGGTAGCAAAAAAATAA
- a CDS encoding gluconeogenesis factor YvcK family protein, translating into MKKERKPKIVIMGGGTGLSVLLRGLKQYPVDITAVVTIADDGGSSGRLRDELEIPPPGDIRNVLVALSDVEPLVEALFQHRFTTGDGLKGHALGNLLLAGMTSITGDFFHAITETSKVLNVRGRVLPAANQSAVLHAELEDGEIVTGESKIPYYGKKINRVFLTPEDVEPLHETLAEIKRADLLVFGPGSLYTSILPNLVVNKIGDAVLAAKAKKVYVCNVMTQAGETMGYTAFDHVQALHDHLGQPFINTAIVNNREIPCELRKLYDEEMSTPVVVDEERFVENNIDVIQEGLAKYDDHVVRHDTLKLASILYSLL; encoded by the coding sequence ATGAAAAAAGAGAGAAAGCCTAAAATTGTCATCATGGGAGGCGGAACTGGACTCTCTGTTTTATTAAGAGGATTAAAGCAATATCCTGTTGATATTACAGCAGTTGTTACAATTGCTGATGATGGTGGCAGTTCAGGTAGATTACGTGATGAGCTAGAAATTCCACCTCCAGGTGACATCCGTAACGTACTTGTTGCGTTATCGGATGTAGAGCCACTGGTGGAAGCTTTATTTCAGCACCGTTTCACAACAGGAGACGGACTGAAAGGTCATGCGTTAGGAAATCTATTGTTGGCAGGTATGACCTCGATTACAGGAGACTTTTTCCATGCGATTACGGAAACAAGTAAAGTATTAAATGTCAGAGGACGTGTATTACCAGCAGCGAATCAAAGTGCGGTACTTCATGCGGAACTTGAAGATGGAGAAATTGTAACAGGTGAATCAAAGATTCCTTATTACGGAAAGAAGATTAATCGCGTCTTTTTGACTCCAGAAGATGTAGAGCCATTGCATGAAACGTTGGCTGAGATTAAACGAGCTGATTTACTTGTTTTCGGCCCAGGAAGTTTGTATACGAGTATATTACCCAATTTAGTTGTTAACAAAATTGGAGACGCTGTTCTTGCTGCAAAGGCGAAGAAGGTATATGTATGTAACGTTATGACACAAGCGGGTGAAACGATGGGATATACTGCTTTTGATCATGTGCAGGCGTTACACGATCATTTAGGGCAACCATTTATTAATACTGCAATTGTAAATAACCGTGAGATTCCTTGTGAATTACGTAAGTTATATGATGAAGAAATGTCTACACCAGTTGTAGTGGATGAAGAACGTTTTGTTGAAAATAATATTGATGTTATTCAAGAGGGATTGGCGAAGTATGATGATCATGTTGTAAGGCATGATACGTTAAAGTTAGCTTCGATTTTATATTCATTGTTATAA
- the rapZ gene encoding RNase adapter RapZ: MTENNDIKMVIITGMSGAGKTVALQSFEDLGYFCVDNLPPMLLPKFIELMADSKGKMNKVALGIDLRGREFFEHLWGALDDLSERTWIIPHILFLDAKDSTLVTRYKETRRSHPLAPTGLPLKGIEAERNLLTDMKARANIVLDTSDLKPKELREKIVHLFSTETEQAFRVNVMSFGFKYGIPIDADLVFDVRFLPNPYYIPHMKPLTGLDEEVSSYVLKFNETHKFLEKLTDLITFMLPHYKREGKSQLVIAIGCTGGQHRSVTLTEYLGKHLKPEYSVHVSHRDVEKRKGH; this comes from the coding sequence ATGACAGAGAATAATGATATAAAAATGGTAATTATTACAGGAATGTCTGGAGCTGGAAAAACAGTAGCTTTACAAAGTTTTGAAGATTTAGGATATTTTTGTGTAGATAATTTGCCACCGATGTTATTGCCAAAGTTTATTGAGCTTATGGCGGATTCAAAAGGGAAAATGAATAAAGTGGCACTTGGTATTGATTTACGTGGCCGCGAGTTTTTCGAACATTTATGGGGAGCACTTGATGATTTATCAGAACGTACATGGATTATTCCTCATATTTTATTTTTAGATGCGAAAGATAGTACGCTTGTAACTCGTTATAAAGAAACGAGACGTTCGCATCCACTTGCACCAACTGGTTTGCCGTTAAAGGGAATCGAAGCTGAGCGCAATTTATTAACAGATATGAAGGCACGAGCGAATATTGTGCTTGATACATCGGATTTAAAACCGAAAGAATTACGTGAAAAAATCGTTCACTTGTTCTCAACAGAAACTGAGCAAGCATTCCGTGTAAATGTTATGTCATTTGGATTTAAGTACGGTATTCCAATTGATGCAGATTTAGTATTTGATGTTCGTTTTTTACCAAATCCATATTACATTCCACATATGAAGCCATTAACAGGACTAGATGAAGAAGTTTCTTCCTATGTACTGAAATTTAATGAGACACATAAGTTTTTAGAGAAGTTGACGGATCTGATTACTTTCATGCTGCCTCATTATAAAAGAGAAGGCAAAAGTCAACTTGTAATTGCAATTGGATGTACAGGTGGACAGCATCGTTCTGTTACGCTTACAGAATACCTTGGGAAACATTTGAAACCAGAGTATAGTGTTCATGTATCTCATCGTGATGTGGAGAAGAGAAAGGGCCATTAA
- a CDS encoding NUDIX hydrolase, whose amino-acid sequence MQRVTNCVLIRDNEVLLLQKPRRNWWVAPGGKMERGETVRDSVVREYREETGIYLKNPALKGVFTFVIQEGDKVVSEWMMFSFLATDFAGENKLESEEGIIGWHTFDKIDDLAMAPGDYHIIDYLIKGNGIIYGTFVYTPDFELLSYRLDPS is encoded by the coding sequence ATGCAAAGAGTGACAAACTGTGTGTTAATTAGAGATAATGAAGTACTCTTACTCCAAAAACCTCGCCGGAATTGGTGGGTTGCACCAGGCGGGAAAATGGAGCGTGGGGAGACTGTAAGAGATTCCGTTGTTCGCGAGTATCGTGAAGAAACAGGTATTTATTTGAAAAACCCAGCGTTAAAGGGGGTCTTCACCTTTGTCATCCAAGAAGGTGATAAAGTTGTTTCTGAATGGATGATGTTCTCCTTTTTAGCGACAGATTTTGCAGGAGAAAACAAACTAGAGAGCGAAGAAGGCATCATTGGTTGGCATACATTTGATAAAATTGATGATTTAGCAATGGCGCCAGGAGATTATCACATTATTGATTATTTAATTAAAGGAAATGGCATAATCTACGGTACATTTGTATATACCCCAGATTTTGAGTTGCTTTCATATCGATTAGATCCGAGTTAA
- a CDS encoding DUF368 domain-containing protein, protein MEWRNIYRGFCMGVSDLIPGVSGGTIAVVLGIYEQLLAAISGFFSREWKKHLGFLIPLAAGVAAAFLTLSHVIKYLLANHYEPTQFFFLGLIISILPMLMREADAKSSFKGKHIVLLIVAAILVAITAFFKPDKAADPITTLTILNAIGLFFAGWMASMAMLLPGISGSFILLIIGVYPTAINALTTLNLPLIVVIGAGVMVGFVVSSKGISFLLDRYKSMTFAAIIGLVIGSIVIVFPGIPTGGFSIISSIITFILGFAIVTYFGKK, encoded by the coding sequence ATGGAATGGCGTAATATATATCGTGGATTTTGTATGGGCGTTAGTGATTTAATTCCTGGTGTGAGCGGCGGTACAATCGCTGTTGTGTTAGGGATTTATGAACAATTGCTTGCGGCAATTAGTGGATTCTTTAGTCGTGAATGGAAAAAACATTTAGGATTTTTAATTCCCCTTGCAGCTGGCGTGGCAGCGGCATTTTTAACGTTAAGTCACGTTATTAAATATTTACTTGCAAATCATTATGAACCGACTCAATTTTTCTTCCTCGGTTTAATTATTAGTATATTACCGATGCTAATGAGGGAAGCTGATGCGAAGTCGTCGTTTAAAGGTAAGCACATCGTTTTATTAATAGTTGCAGCAATTCTTGTTGCGATTACAGCTTTCTTTAAACCAGATAAGGCAGCAGATCCAATTACGACTTTAACAATTTTAAATGCAATTGGTTTATTTTTCGCAGGATGGATGGCTAGTATGGCCATGCTGCTTCCTGGAATTAGTGGATCGTTTATTTTATTAATTATTGGTGTGTATCCGACAGCAATTAACGCTTTAACTACACTTAACTTACCTTTAATCGTGGTTATCGGTGCTGGTGTTATGGTTGGATTTGTTGTAAGTAGTAAAGGCATTAGTTTTTTATTAGATCGTTATAAAAGTATGACATTTGCGGCAATTATTGGACTTGTAATCGGTTCAATTGTAATTGTATTCCCTGGGATTCCGACTGGCGGATTTTCAATTATAAGTTCAATTATTACCTTTATTTTAGGCTTTGCGATTGTTACTTATTTCGGTAAGAAATAA
- the trxB gene encoding thioredoxin-disulfide reductase, whose amino-acid sequence MSEEKIYDVVIIGAGPAGMTAAVYTSRANLSTLMLERGIPGGQMANTEDVENYPGYESILGPDLSNKMFEHAKKFGAEYAYGDVKEVIDGKEYKTIIAGKKEYKARAIIVASGAEYKKIGVPGETELGGRGVSYCAVCDGAFFKGKELIVIGGGDSAVEEGVFLTRFASKVTIVHRRDTLRAQKILQDRAFQNEKVDFIWNHTIKEINEASGKVGSVTLVDVNSGEEKEVKTDGVFVYIGMLPLSKPFVELGITNENGYLETNERMETKIPGIFAAGDVREKMLRQIVTATGDGSIAAQSAQHYVEELLEELKTVSEK is encoded by the coding sequence GTGTCAGAAGAAAAAATTTATGATGTCGTTATTATTGGTGCAGGACCAGCTGGTATGACAGCTGCAGTATATACATCTCGTGCAAATTTAAGCACATTAATGCTTGAGCGTGGTATTCCAGGTGGCCAAATGGCAAACACGGAAGATGTAGAAAACTACCCAGGTTATGAGTCTATTTTAGGACCAGACTTATCAAATAAAATGTTCGAGCATGCAAAGAAATTTGGTGCCGAATATGCATACGGTGATGTAAAAGAAGTCATCGATGGTAAGGAATACAAAACAATTATTGCTGGTAAAAAAGAATATAAAGCACGTGCAATTATCGTTGCAAGCGGTGCAGAGTATAAAAAAATTGGTGTACCGGGTGAAACAGAACTTGGCGGCCGCGGTGTATCATATTGTGCAGTATGTGACGGGGCATTCTTTAAAGGAAAAGAACTTATCGTAATTGGCGGCGGAGATTCTGCTGTTGAAGAGGGTGTGTTCTTAACACGCTTCGCATCAAAAGTAACGATCGTTCACCGTCGTGACACGCTTCGTGCACAGAAAATTTTACAAGACCGTGCTTTCCAAAACGAAAAAGTAGATTTCATTTGGAACCACACGATAAAAGAAATCAACGAAGCAAGTGGTAAAGTAGGAAGTGTAACACTTGTGGACGTAAATAGTGGAGAAGAGAAAGAAGTCAAAACTGACGGCGTATTCGTATACATCGGTATGTTACCTTTATCAAAACCATTTGTTGAACTAGGTATTACAAATGAAAATGGTTACCTTGAAACGAACGAGCGTATGGAAACGAAAATCCCTGGTATTTTCGCAGCTGGTGATGTTCGTGAGAAAATGCTTCGTCAAATTGTAACTGCAACAGGTGACGGTAGTATTGCAGCGCAAAGTGCACAACATTACGTAGAAGAATTATTAGAGGAATTAAAAACTGTATCAGAAAAATAA